The following proteins are encoded in a genomic region of Dialister hominis:
- a CDS encoding radical SAM protein: MPGLFFDDYETPVYRPPSEAESFILRVTRGCAHNHCTYCNMYRGVQFEKLTDEEIMRQIAMAYSVDRDGVRRVFLADGDALVLETERLLKILNTLKKYFPNLERVASYAAPGDILRKSVEELTQLREAGLQILYYGMESGDSQTLRDIRKGVDGPQSIEVGKRVRAAGMQLSIMIILGIAGVPGSERHALATAKAINEIKPTHLSALSLMLYRGSELKDQFERGEFTPLTPAGLMEELKVIIEHLDLPETEHMIFRSNHVSNYIRLAATLPRDKDQLLADIDESIAYLKKQKHWDIYNHDWSKF, from the coding sequence ATGCCAGGATTATTTTTTGACGACTACGAAACCCCAGTTTACCGTCCGCCGAGTGAAGCAGAAAGCTTCATCCTCCGCGTGACTCGTGGATGCGCGCACAACCACTGCACTTACTGCAACATGTACCGCGGCGTCCAGTTTGAAAAACTTACCGATGAAGAAATCATGCGCCAGATCGCCATGGCTTACTCCGTCGACCGCGATGGTGTCCGCCGCGTATTCCTCGCTGACGGCGATGCGCTTGTTCTCGAAACCGAACGTCTTCTGAAAATCCTGAATACGCTCAAGAAATATTTCCCGAACCTGGAAAGAGTCGCATCTTACGCCGCTCCTGGAGATATCCTCAGAAAGTCCGTGGAAGAACTGACCCAGCTTCGTGAAGCAGGCCTGCAGATCCTCTACTACGGCATGGAATCCGGCGATTCCCAGACCCTGCGCGATATCCGCAAAGGCGTCGACGGCCCGCAGTCCATCGAAGTCGGCAAGCGCGTACGCGCAGCCGGCATGCAGCTTTCCATCATGATCATCCTTGGCATCGCAGGCGTTCCGGGCAGTGAAAGACATGCCCTGGCCACCGCAAAAGCCATCAATGAAATCAAACCGACCCATCTTTCCGCACTCTCCCTCATGCTCTACCGCGGAAGCGAACTGAAGGACCAGTTCGAACGCGGCGAGTTCACACCGCTCACCCCGGCAGGACTCATGGAAGAGCTGAAGGTCATCATCGAGCACCTTGACCTTCCGGAAACGGAACACATGATTTTCAGAAGCAACCACGTTTCCAACTACATCCGCCTCGCAGCAACATTGCCGAGAGACAAGGACCAGCTCCTTGCGGAT